From Dreissena polymorpha isolate Duluth1 chromosome 15, UMN_Dpol_1.0, whole genome shotgun sequence, a single genomic window includes:
- the LOC127859772 gene encoding uncharacterized protein LOC127859772 has product MWFPTDHRPPSTQVTPRKERRLPKLDRPGGVSGWSSDISKPSKASKTSKGSKDKVKTGNKAMSGAAVPTVSKPPTGETSRNGNHSTTDKPFFVEDERKSKITVISLKSNRTSRTVQTTQSSLTPRVPEVSEEPPASCCQSLLAKFKSGFREATIKRIIASGLSAATWLLFLFGVFLPFWSVYTYTSVGVSTGYYGGLWNYCERSSTIGTRCTTFAEADLAHWFRAARGLELLAFLGSLGLVALVVAFMFFLREVKYAFIQWIIVGLCFGIAICSLTGMIVYGACEADSSRLSSAFGLTVCAFLGACAAGAIFLWDKIDQKNEPDLATMSFRGLSAIPSSHGNRGNESRLSRVRSTRSVGQSQISHVPSTSTKIGASALATVHQPSPPKEVEVKV; this is encoded by the exons ATGTGGTTCCCTACCGACCATCGCCCGCCTAGCACCCAGGTGACGCCGCGAAAGGAGCGCCGCCTGCCGAAGCTCGATCGTCCGGGAGGCGTTTCCGGTTGGAGCTCGGATATCAGTAAACCCAGCAAGGCAAGCAAAACGAGTAAAGGAAGCAAGGACAAAGTAAAAACAGGAAACAAAGCCATGTCTGGTGCCGCTGTACCGACAGTGTCGAAACCACCGACCGGCGAAACTTCCCGCAATGGTAACCATTCTACAACGGATAAACCGTTCTTCGTTGAGGACGAGCGGAAGTCGAAGATCACCGTGATATCGCTGAAATCAAACCGAACGTCACGTACTGTGCAGACGACGCAGTCTAGCCTTACGCCTCGGGTACCAGAAGTGTCGGAAGAGCCGCCCGCTTCCTGCTGCCAGTCACTACTGGCTAAATTTAAAAGCGGATTCAG GGAAGCCACAATTAAGCGCATCATCGCTTCCGGTCTGAGCGCCGCCACGTGGCTGCTCTTCCTGTTCGGCGTGTTCCTTCCGTTTTGGAGCGTCTACACGTACACATCTGTTGGCGTCTCCACTGGCTACTATGGCGGCCTCTGGAACTACTGCGAGCGCTCCTCTACCATCGGCACCCGCTGCACAACCTTCGCCGAGGCTGACCTGGCGC ACTGGTTCCGGGCGGCGAGGGGCCTCGAGCTGCTTGCGTTCCTTGGGTCCCTGGGGCTGGTCGCCCTCGTGGTGGCATTCATGTTCTTCCTCAGAGAGGTCAAGTACGCCTTCATTCAGTGGATTATCGTCGGGCTCTGCTTCGGAATCG CCATATGTTCGCTGACGGGGATGATCGTGTATGGTGCATGTGAGGCGGACTCCAGCCGCCTCAGTAGTGCGTTTGGACTCACTGTCTGCGCCTTTCTGGGCGCATGTGCGGCCGGCGCCATTTTTCTGTGGGACAAAATCGATCAGAAAAATGAACCTGATCTCGCGACAATGAGTTTTAGGGGGTTGTCCGCGATCCCCAGCTCTCACGGCAACCGAGGTAACGAAAGTCGCCTATCGCGCGTGCGTAGTACTCGGTCCGTGGGGCAGAGCCAAATAAGTCACGTGCCCTCGACCAGTACGAAGATAGGCGCCAGCGCTTTGGCCACTGTTCACCAACCTTCGCCTCCCAAAGAAGTGGAAGTGAAAGTATAA